One Fictibacillus halophilus genomic window, AAGAAGTTAATAGAATAGGTCTCTTGTTTCTCTCTTCTTCTTTCATCAGCCTTTCCCAAAGAACTGGAAAACTCGTCTTTAGATAGATGACAATCCCATTGTTCTTCATGTACGTTAGGTTCTCTTCTCTTACGACCGCACCGCCTCCCGTCATAACAACAGCATGTTGTACAGGCAGCTGACGAATGGCAAGAGACTCGTAATTACGAAAAGCCTCTTCCCCTTCGTTTTTAAATATTTCTTTTATCGTTTGTCCGCGATCTTTTTCAACTGTTGAATCAACATCATAAGGAGGAACTTCTAGACGTTTTGAAAGCTCTCTTCCTACAGATGTTTTTCCACAACCCATGAAACCGACTAAATATATGGTGTTCAAATTTAACCCTCCACCCATTTTGTAACGCTTTTCTGGGTAACATTATAATACACTTTTACCCTTTTTGTAGACTGCCGCGAGGTAACAGCTTCAATCATGAACATTACTTCATCAACAGATGTTTGCGTAACCAACACCTTTAGTTGTCCCTCGTTAACGTTAAGTATACGTTCTGATGGATAAACTGCAAGATTCTCTACCCATATAACAGCTCGATCAACACCTTGCTGGATAAGTCGAACTTGTCTGAGTTGCTCTTCTTGCATGTATACAAAACGCCGTTCTGAAGCTACTTTTTCTGTTAGAAAACTAAAGAAAATTAAGACGATAAAGCAAAGAGTTAGGATTAAAGGATAAACCATTCCTCTCTCATTCATGACCCATTCTCCTAAAACCACGACGAGCCTCGTTTCCTTCCTTATCCGTCAGCGTAACGTTAACAAAACTATCCTGAATTTCTTCTACTTTCATCTCTTGAATATTTTGAACCCATACTTCGTGACCCAACCCATCCACTTGTTTTCGTATAAGAGAATGATAACGTGTAAAACTGATCACTTCACCGGTTGATAAAGTAATAAACAACGCGTTGTTCTTTACCTCAACAGCCGCTGCTTCTCTTATTTCTTTTCCAATCATTGAAAAAAACAGAGCTGTTTCCTCAGACTGAATAGATTGTGGTTGTTTTTGTAAATGTGTTAACAACAGTGTGATCATAAAAGCAGTTACGATCAATACGCCTAGAGCGATCATCGATTCTACAAGCGTATAGCCGTTTTTGTTTGCGGTAATTCTAGAATGAACTCGCACATGTTGTATACTCTTTTTGGTTAGAACCTCTGAACGAAATACAAGTTTCGTATTCATCCGTCACACCTTTTCGTGTTTTTAGCTTATATACTATTCCATCATCTATCCACTCACGCTCATCTGTTACAAGCGTCGTCACACTTCTTGAGGCAGCTGCATGATCCGCTTCTGTCATCGCATATAGCAGTTGCTCTGAGGTTTTTTGTTCTTGATACGAGGTATTGATGAAAGGCAAACATATCGAAAACACTACTGAAATCAACAGTACACTAAACAAAGCTTCAAGCAAAAGGTAGCCCTTATTGTTTCGCAACATAAAATTTACCTTTACCTAATTGAAAAACCATCTTATACGAAGCATTAGCAGAGTGAATATAGAACGTCCCTGCGCGACTGATATTTCCATTCTGGTTAAATTGAACAGATAATATCATCGAATGACTCTCAAACCAGATATGCTTTGGAAAGTGCTTTTTTACGGGTTCTTTACTGCCGTTTCCTCGCACTTCGTATTTATGCTTTTCATTATCGATCGATAAGTTATAGGTTCGATTCTCATTAACTGCTCTTTGTTGCATGTGCACGATATCTTTTTGAAAAGTCCGGATAAAATATTCAGTCTCCCGATTTTTTCTAAAACTATCATAAGATGGGTACGCAACAGCACTAATTGTAGCAATGATCAAAAGAACGATCATCATCTCTATCAAACTAAAACCTAATTGACTTTTCTTTATGTGCTCTGCTCCTCCGTTCACTCTTCACTGCTCACTGAAACGACTCCTTTACTATCGATTAGCAAAGGTTTTTTGTCTGGGCATGTTGCCGTATCAATATATCCACCATCTTTCAGTTCTTCTATTGTAGGCAGTGTGTTTTTTTCTGCCTCATAGGCCCCAACTTGCCCTTGCACAAGATCAATGGTCGCTTCACAGCCTAACGATTTTACGAGACTGTTATTCTTTGTCATACTCGGTAGAGCGATAAGCATTAACACCGAAATAATTAAAAGCACGATCATCATCTCAATCAAAGTAAATCCTTTTTCATTTTTCATATTATTCCTCCTCATAACGCTTCCATGAGTGTAAACATAGGCAATAACATAGAGGCAAACATTAATAAGACAAATACACCAATCCCTGCGAATAGAATGGGTTGTATCTTTTGCAGCGATGAGTAGATCTTTTCTTCCAACTCCTTAAAGATCCATTCGCCATAAGAAATCAATTCTCTGCCAAGTTCTCCATGAGCCAAACCAAAGCGAACAATCTCGGCTAATTCATTCGTAAAATATGGCTTTGCAAGCAATAGGTCAGTTAGTTCAGCTCCATTTAGGAGACCTTTTTGAAGCCTCTGACTTTCTTCCTTATAAAAACCTTTGTCTAAATGCTTCTCCATAACAAGAAGGGCATCTGAAACAGATAAACCACTTTGCAGCATCGACCCAAAATGAACACTAAAGAAATGTGTATTCATTAAAACAAGAAATTTTTTTAAGATTGGAATTCTCATGAGTAGGTCCATCTGAGTAGAAGGCTTAGCCCTCTTTCTCATAACAGTGATGACAATCCATAGAGTGATGCCTAAAGCGAGGAAACATGCTCCAAAGACTGGCATGATTCCTAAAAACGTAAGCATCCATGTAGTAAACAACGGGGTTTTGACTTCAAGTGATGAAAACAGGATTGAAAACTGAGGAAATAAGAATTGATAAAATACGATCGCGATCCATACGGTAAGGAATAGCAGGAAGAGAGGATATCTAATCGATTTGTTCAAACGTGCACGCCAATCAGCTTTTTTCTTCATAAACGTTCCGTTCTCCATGAGACTTCTCGTCAAGTTGCCATTCGCACTGTTTATAGCTATAGAACTTACAATTTCTTTTGGCAAATGCAATGGCGAAAAGATATCGATAACAGGATTTCCAGAGACAAGGATCTCAAGCATGTCATCAGCAACTTCTCGCCGTTTTTGCGGAAGCTGAGACTTGACGAGCTCAATGCTCTTGTTAATGGAATAGCCTTGATCTAACAAAAAACCAAGCTTAAAAAGAAACGTCCCTTGAGAAGTCCGATTCCAGCCCCTTCTTATCAATTTTTGTTTCTCCTCCCATCCATCTTTCGTAGCTTTCTTTTGTTACATAACCTGCTGCAAAGGCGTGGTTAAAGTAAAAAGAGAGATTTTTATAAGTAGGCTTGTTACGACTCACCTTACTTAAAGCATATAATAGTTCCTGATTGCAAAGCATCTCGTATATTCCAGCTCTTCTATACGTTCTAGATTTAAAACAAAAATCAACGCATTCGTCTCCACAAAAAGGACACGGTATTGAGATCAGACGCTGAGATACAATTCCCATCAATGTTTGTTGCAGTTCCGTTTCTTGGATACCAAATTCTCGAAGACGTTCGATACACCCGATACAATCTGCAGCATGCATCGTAGATAATACGAGGTGTCCAGTCAATGACGCGCGAATAACAAGTCTCGCTGTTGATTCATCTCTGATCTCACCGATCATGATGACATCGGGATCATGACGCAATAATGACTTGAAACCTTCACCGTATGTCAGACCTGCTTTTTCATTGATTTCCATTTGCAGAAACGAATCTACTTTACGTTCCACGGGATCTTCGAGCGTTACGACTTGTCGTTTGTAGTTTTTTTGGAGGTGATGAAGTAAGGAATATAAAATAGTGGTTTTACCTGATCCGGTCGGTCCGGAGAACAATAAGAGACCGCTGGATCGTTTGATAAGGGATAAAAGTCTTTGGAACATATGAGGAAAAAGTGATAGTTCATGAAGAGTTAGTGTTTCTTGCTGAGGAAGTAATCGAATGACGAGTGATTCATTAAACGCGGATGGTATAGATGAAAAACGAAGATTTACATTTACATTATTAATCATTACGTCCATAGAACCGCTCTGAGGCTTACGATGTTCGCCAATGTCCATTCTTGCGGAATATTTGAAATGAGCGAGCACCCTGATATACTCTTCTCCAGTAAGCGTTCTGTGTTCAATCAGCCGATCATCTATACGGAATTGGACGATCCCCCCTTTTTTTATCGGTATAAAATGAATGTCTGATGCTTTCTGAAGAGCTGCTTCATGAAGGATTGTATTGCCTAATAGCTTTATCGGCAAATAGTATCATCTCCCTTTTATTTTATTGGTTAATCATTTCTCTCATAAAACGACAATTCCTGCATTTTTTCAAAAAATGTATGTATATAAATTTCGACAGAGCTCATACTAGTATTGTTGCATTGGGCTATAGCCAAGCGGTAAGGCAACGGACTTTGACTCCGTCATGCGTTGGTTCGAATCCAGCTAGCCCAGCCAAAAAAAATAACACTCTTTAAACGCAAAGAGTGCTATGTTCAGGACACATGACTAGAAATGTGTTCTTTTTCTTTTGTTGAACATAATTTTTTCATATCTCCAGGACTATATCCCGCTATGAGTTGTTTTCCGTCTGTAACTAATGGGCGTTTTAATAGTTTTGGGTTTTTAGTCAATAGCGTTAATAGTTCATTGGTTGAAAGATCATAAATATCAACATCAAGTGATTTGAATGACTGACTTCGTTTAGCCAAGATATCTTCTGTTCCATACTTTGTTAGTTTCAATAGTTCTCTAAGTTCTTCAACCGACGGCGTTTCTTTGAATAGGTGTCTTTCATCAAACGATACTTTATTTTGCTTAAGCCACATTTTCGCTTTACGGCACGAGGTGCAGCTTGGGTATGTGTAAAATGTTATTGAACTCATAAGACTCACTCCTTTTGGTTTACATTACCTTTAAAAGAGGCATAATAAACCAAAAAACAGCTAATATTCATGAATTATCTTTAAATTGTGTATTTATCCGCTTACAATTGGCATTTACAAGTGAGTGGAAACTCATATATAATACTAAAGGATACAAGTATTGGCGAAAAAAGGAGGGGATACATATGTCAAGAATGTATAAGGTTTTAGGCTTTTGGACTGGAATCATCGGAGTCATGGCGTATCTAGGCGATATGCAAGACATGGCGTTATTGTTCTTAGGACAAACGATTATGTTCGTTTCTTTAGGGTATTTGAACTTATCTGAGCGTATGTATATTTATATCTTTGGTGCTTATTTAACTGTTTTCTTTGTTGGTTTTACATACTGGTCAACGTTTATGATGACTCCTGGCGCTGGTGGCGGACACTAATACGTTCTCTAAAAGAGCCACAAAAAAGCAGGCCGTTACGATACGGTCTGCTTTTTTTGTTGTATAATTTGAAATCCATTCGCTAAAGTGTGATCGAGAAGGAATGAACGTATGGCACGGTTTCTCTTATGTTCTATCGAGAATGGGTCCTTATTTTGTGTATCCTGCAACAGTGTTAAAAGTCCTTCTTCTAATAAGAAGTCTCCTTGATTCATTAAACGTAAAGTTTTAACACCGAAATCCTTCCCTACCCGTATCACTTGATCCCAATCTATATGACACGTAATATCCATCATCCCGGGAAATGCTAATGGATTGTTTTGTATTTGATGACGATAATAGCCCCTTATACTTCCTTCTTTTAACGGTATGGTGTTCCACTCTTCACCTATTAATCCGTAATCGACAAAAAATAAGCAAGAGTCTTTTTCTATCCATTCATAAATGGTTTTTAGCCAAGTGAGCATGGAAAAGGATACTTCAAGTTCATTCTTTTTGTCTCTAGAAGAAAAGATTTCATCCAATTTCTTTTCTAAACAAGAATCCTCCACTTTTCTATAAAGAAAACAAAGATCTTCATTGTTTCTAAGCAATGAGACTCCTTTTTCATACCATTCTTCATTTTTTTCCTGAAATATTCGAAGGGGAAACGCATCAAGTACTTCATTTGCAAAAATAAGCCCTTTAAATGATGGGTAACGCTGAATCAGTTCATCCAATGAACAAAGAACTGTAACCGGAAAACCAGCTAAATTTCTTTCCAATAAGCTTCTATGGTAAGGACTAGGTTCTACGATAACATACGAAATATGTTCGATTGATTTTGAAGACCAACTCTCTTGAACTTGTCGTGCAAAATGACCGCTTCCTCCTCCAAACTCCACGACTATTGGATCAAGGTTATGATCAGCTATCGTTCTTAAAAATAAATCAGCCCACACCTTAGCAAATACGTCTGACACAAGGCTAGCCGTATAAAAGTCACCATTTTTACCGATCTTCGTGTTCTCTTTCATGTAATAACCCTCTATCGGATGATACAGCGCATGTTCCATGAACTCTTCCATCGTTATCCATTCAAATTGTTCTAATCTTTTTTGCAGCAAACTCGTGAGTAACACGATTAAAACCCGCTTAAAAATGGATTCGAATCCATTTCCATTCCAACTGTTGTTTCTGGCCCATGACCGGATAAAACGATCGTTTCTTCTGGCAGATTAAGCAGTTTTTCATGAATGCTGTTAATCAGTACCTCCTGATCTCCGCCATGCAGATCTGTTCTTCCGATGCTTCCTGCGAACAAAGCATCACCTGAAAAAACAGCTCCACTGCTTTTAAGATAATACGAAACACTTCCCGGCGAATGACCAGGAGTCGTTAGGACCTCGAATGAAAAACTTCCGATCTTCAATGTATTGTCTTGATTCGTTAAGATGTGACTTGCTGGCTTCGCTGTAATGCTTTGACCAAAATATTTTGATCCGTTCTTTTTTGTGTCACTCAGCCAATCTGCTTCTTTTTTATGAACATACAACGGAATATTATATTTTTCACGGACGTCATCTACCGCTCCGATATGATCAAAATGAGCATGCGTTAATAATACGGCTAAAGGTTTCACTTTTAATGACTCTAATGCTTGTATGATCTTTCTCCCTTCACTACCTGGATCAATGACTATAGCTTCATTCTGAGTATTGTAGATAATATATGTATTCTCTTGTACAGGACCCACCGTTAACTTTTTCCACTTCATTATATAAGCCTCCAATTGCAAGTTGTTACTTTCTATCTTACACTAAAACAAACATTATTTCGGAGGAAACACATGAAAGTATTTTTCGGATACGAAAATATAGATACACCCGCTCCTGTTTCTGTGTATGATCAGCAAGAAGATCTGATCATTACTTCTCATAGAGATGAAGACCTTTTTGAAGCAATACCTCTGCTTTCAATCAAACCTTTAAGAACGACTCTTTTATTTGAGGATTATGGATTTACATCTGACTCAGAACAAACGTATCTTTATCTTGATATGATATGTGTCTTTTATATCAAGGAAGGTGAAGAGCAAGAAAAGACGATGTTTCTACTTCAAGCAGAAGAAGAATTAATAGCAGAAATCATTGATAAAGAACAAAGGTTTTTTATCCTTGGGAGCCAACATAAACTTCTTGTTAAAAAGTGGGCTTCTGCCTATAAACTAACAATTGAGTTCATTTTGTTCCAATGTGCACTCGACAAACCAGAATAAAACAAGTAAAATAATACAAGGTTA contains:
- a CDS encoding Spx/MgsR family RNA polymerase-binding regulatory protein, producing the protein MSSITFYTYPSCTSCRKAKMWLKQNKVSFDERHLFKETPSVEELRELLKLTKYGTEDILAKRSQSFKSLDVDIYDLSTNELLTLLTKNPKLLKRPLVTDGKQLIAGYSPGDMKKLCSTKEKEHISSHVS
- the comGG gene encoding competence type IV pilus minor pilin ComGG, encoding MNERGMVYPLILTLCFIVLIFFSFLTEKVASERRFVYMQEEQLRQVRLIQQGVDRAVIWVENLAVYPSERILNVNEGQLKVLVTQTSVDEVMFMIEAVTSRQSTKRVKVYYNVTQKSVTKWVEG
- a CDS encoding MBL fold metallo-hydrolase — its product is MKWKKLTVGPVQENTYIIYNTQNEAIVIDPGSEGRKIIQALESLKVKPLAVLLTHAHFDHIGAVDDVREKYNIPLYVHKKEADWLSDTKKNGSKYFGQSITAKPASHILTNQDNTLKIGSFSFEVLTTPGHSPGSVSYYLKSSGAVFSGDALFAGSIGRTDLHGGDQEVLINSIHEKLLNLPEETIVLSGHGPETTVGMEMDSNPFLSGF
- a CDS encoding type II secretion system protein; the encoded protein is MRNNKGYLLLEALFSVLLISVVFSICLPFINTSYQEQKTSEQLLYAMTEADHAAASRSVTTLVTDEREWIDDGIVYKLKTRKGVTDEYETCISFRGSNQKEYTTCASSF
- a CDS encoding DUF2626 domain-containing protein, whose protein sequence is MSRMYKVLGFWTGIIGVMAYLGDMQDMALLFLGQTIMFVSLGYLNLSERMYIYIFGAYLTVFFVGFTYWSTFMMTPGAGGGH
- a CDS encoding SAM-dependent methyltransferase, translated to MLLTSLLQKRLEQFEWITMEEFMEHALYHPIEGYYMKENTKIGKNGDFYTASLVSDVFAKVWADLFLRTIADHNLDPIVVEFGGGSGHFARQVQESWSSKSIEHISYVIVEPSPYHRSLLERNLAGFPVTVLCSLDELIQRYPSFKGLIFANEVLDAFPLRIFQEKNEEWYEKGVSLLRNNEDLCFLYRKVEDSCLEKKLDEIFSSRDKKNELEVSFSMLTWLKTIYEWIEKDSCLFFVDYGLIGEEWNTIPLKEGSIRGYYRHQIQNNPLAFPGMMDITCHIDWDQVIRVGKDFGVKTLRLMNQGDFLLEEGLLTLLQDTQNKDPFSIEHKRNRAIRSFLLDHTLANGFQIIQQKKQTVS
- the comGA gene encoding competence type IV pilus ATPase ComGA — translated: MPIKLLGNTILHEAALQKASDIHFIPIKKGGIVQFRIDDRLIEHRTLTGEEYIRVLAHFKYSARMDIGEHRKPQSGSMDVMINNVNVNLRFSSIPSAFNESLVIRLLPQQETLTLHELSLFPHMFQRLLSLIKRSSGLLLFSGPTGSGKTTILYSLLHHLQKNYKRQVVTLEDPVERKVDSFLQMEINEKAGLTYGEGFKSLLRHDPDVIMIGEIRDESTARLVIRASLTGHLVLSTMHAADCIGCIERLREFGIQETELQQTLMGIVSQRLISIPCPFCGDECVDFCFKSRTYRRAGIYEMLCNQELLYALSKVSRNKPTYKNLSFYFNHAFAAGYVTKESYERWMGGETKIDKKGLESDFSRDVSF
- the comGC gene encoding competence type IV pilus major pilin ComGC; amino-acid sequence: MKNEKGFTLIEMMIVLLIISVLMLIALPSMTKNNSLVKSLGCEATIDLVQGQVGAYEAEKNTLPTIEELKDGGYIDTATCPDKKPLLIDSKGVVSVSSEE
- a CDS encoding competence type IV pilus minor pilin ComGF, which produces MRVHSRITANKNGYTLVESMIALGVLIVTAFMITLLLTHLQKQPQSIQSEETALFFSMIGKEIREAAAVEVKNNALFITLSTGEVISFTRYHSLIRKQVDGLGHEVWVQNIQEMKVEEIQDSFVNVTLTDKEGNEARRGFRRMGHE
- the comGB gene encoding competence type IV pilus assembly protein ComGB produces the protein MIRRGWNRTSQGTFLFKLGFLLDQGYSINKSIELVKSQLPQKRREVADDMLEILVSGNPVIDIFSPLHLPKEIVSSIAINSANGNLTRSLMENGTFMKKKADWRARLNKSIRYPLFLLFLTVWIAIVFYQFLFPQFSILFSSLEVKTPLFTTWMLTFLGIMPVFGACFLALGITLWIVITVMRKRAKPSTQMDLLMRIPILKKFLVLMNTHFFSVHFGSMLQSGLSVSDALLVMEKHLDKGFYKEESQRLQKGLLNGAELTDLLLAKPYFTNELAEIVRFGLAHGELGRELISYGEWIFKELEEKIYSSLQKIQPILFAGIGVFVLLMFASMLLPMFTLMEAL
- a CDS encoding shikimate kinase translates to MNTIYLVGFMGCGKTSVGRELSKRLEVPPYDVDSTVEKDRGQTIKEIFKNEGEEAFRNYESLAIRQLPVQHAVVMTGGGAVVREENLTYMKNNGIVIYLKTSFPVLWERLMKEEERNKRPILLTSSKEEVQKLFNERSSHYEKSDIEIVTDQFTTEEVCAHILEKLSRLNLR
- the comGD gene encoding competence type IV pilus minor pilin ComGD, whose amino-acid sequence is MNGGAEHIKKSQLGFSLIEMMIVLLIIATISAVAYPSYDSFRKNRETEYFIRTFQKDIVHMQQRAVNENRTYNLSIDNEKHKYEVRGNGSKEPVKKHFPKHIWFESHSMILSVQFNQNGNISRAGTFYIHSANASYKMVFQLGKGKFYVAKQ